ATGGAATATTGCATTAGGCCGAGGGTGGGCTACGTGCATCGTGGCTTGTACTGCTACTTCTAGTAGTTGTATATCTTTGTACATTATGAAGAAATATTATGGTCTTTCTTTGTTGTACCTATTTcaatttgtttggtttttttttgctaaCCCTTATACTCATTGCTAACCCTtgactatatatttttttatgggggaatatcatccaagtCTTCTCCCCGAcagagacgagagggagtatcaaactcttactgactaaaaaccaccccgttcttactcctgtttttcgagcctgagccccggtaatcctCTAGGCAGTTCGCAACTCCGGGGAATACCTAGATCTGGAGTGGTCGAACTCAAAAATTTCTTATATTGTTCCACAAACAACTACTTGTGTTGAATCTGAAAAATAGGATAGTCAGTCTATCAGTCAGTAAAGTCTTAGTAGCCAGGTACAAGACTGCTTCTTACTCGGTGCCTCGGTGTCGATTCCCAGAAACCCAATAGGGTATCTTCGATAATTCTCATGGCATAAATTGTGCCCGTTATTAATAACCCAGTCATAAGATTATTGCATCCAATACAATAATATGACATAAGTCGTTGCATAACACGactagtgaaaagtgggcgttACTTTATTAACGAGCCTACTGCCTACACTTTAGATAAGATCTTTATTTTAAGACTTACCTACATATACTTATATTGCATTACGATTCATCCTCAGAGGGCGTAGGTAGAGGTGAACTTTCTACCTCTACACCCACACCATAATTAGGGTACATACATCTGGTTTATTCAATTCTTAATAGACTAACTCAGAAGAAATGTCCTGGGGCCAGGAGATTTAAGACGTCCGCCTCTCATCCAGGATGGTGCGGGTTCGAGTCCCAATAATGGCTATTACCAATGTGACAATTTCCaaggtatgtatgtactttctaaaattatttatacgcCACTATCatacggtgaagaaaaacatcgtgagcaaacctgtaattataagtttgtaatcgccaacccgcaagCATGGTgactaatgctcaaaccttcttcatgcgagaagaggcctttggtcagcagcggccactaataggctgttaatgtgattaactcaaaataaaaacacaaccaTATCATGGAAATCAAACAATTCTTCCTATGTacgtatttataataagtatgatatgtacctatgttataCTAGCCACCGCGCGATGGAGAGTAAGGATGTATACCGGTAACTTTCATTATCATGACGACCATATCTGCTTGCCAAAAATGAGAATGAGGAAGTCTTCGCAGGTCTTTGTATTGACAGAAGCTCTGATAATATTCAAACCTATGACACCCGGGTCCGTCCATTCtacccaatcagaaacaggaacctaccaaaGCGCCCATGTCcggtaaaatattaattatattaaacggttttaatgggcTTTTATTGtgtggtcatcaagattaagagtgtgtaccaaatattagATCGATTGGACGTCAGAAATAGAgataaattccaattactagacccaaacaaacaagggggcaaacgagcagacggattacctggagataagcgatcagcgccgcccatgaacacccgcaacaccagaggagtcacaggtgcgttgctggtcttttgaaAAAGAAGGTAGCAAAATAAAACCCTTTAATAAAAATCGATACATTATCTAATTTTCGATTAAGATAAGTTATTAAATTGGGtcgttaaacaaaacaaaataatacttaatcacatatcataaaattaatgcACTTACAGTGAATTAAAAGcaacttaaaataatatccaAGGTAGTTGCTTACCTCCATTAAAGTTAATCGACGTCTTTGAGGGTGGGGGGTAAGGGTGGgagttattaataattaacagTCCTATTGATTATTACTCGGGCCGGGCATCGAAGTGGTATGGGTACGAAACCACCTGAACGTAATACAGGTGCACAAATACCCGGCTACACCGTAATTGTATGCAATTACTTGATTAAATATGCAAGTACACTGTCTTGCagaaattgtttgttatttatttttcattttgtgttgTGGGCGGCTAAACATGGCGGCTGTAGGGAAATGAAAGGTTCAggtgaatttattatttagtgcCAATGTTTTAGAATTAAAAGTCCCTCAACCGACAACATTTGCATAcaagactaatgactgttgatgaagcgagaggtatgtaagaatcgtaacaattggcgttccattgtctctgcctaccctgtGAGACAGGCGTGGAGTTACAATATGTATGTGTGATAATATTTTCGTTAAAATTAGGTAAAAGTTGCAGTTAGGAAAGATAGTACTTTGTAGGTCGGTTCTAGTTGTCATACCAGCATCTGCTAATGGCATTTGTTAAATATTACTAGtagttaaaaaacaaataggACAATGGGTCTAACCAAGATCATGGTATAGAGATACTACCTCTGCTGTGGTATCTCATGAGATAAGTACCACTGCAGAGGCAGTGGAGGGCAGATGgatgcctctggtgttgctgtccatgggcggcgctgaacgcttaccattaggtgactcgtctgctcgtttgcctcctcttccataaaaaaaaaacttcaggttgaaaaattaaccaaaaattaAGAAATGGTTCAAATATCAGTTGCAACATCATTCTTTAAAGTATATGACATAGTccagtaacaaaaaaaaacaaagtacagCGAGCAATATTCAATTCATTTCAGTACGTAGTACTTAGTAGAAAGTACGTTCCTTGGTTGGAGGATACAAAGAAACCTGCATTCAACCTTTTCAAATATGCAAAGCGGTTCGTAAGTGGTCGACTGTCTGTAATTAGTCGAAGACAGGCAGCCACCACCAGCGAGCCACCttgtgattttatattattgatcGGGCAGAGAATAGACCAGCCAATCACGCACCACGTACAACTACACCGGTTATAAAATGACCCatttgaaaagtgcattaaagTATATTCACTGGGGCCGGTCGATATGTCATGTCAATTAATAACTACAGAGGAATACATcgcaaaactaaaaataaaactcgcaCCACAAAGCAAAATGAACCTTATATCGAAAAAGGAAAAGCTCAAAGCAATATCGCGCATTATAACAAAGAATCATTCAGCAAATGTAGAGCAAGAGTTGTTGTAATGGAATATGGTTATTGTTGCTATGGATTAAGAGTTATATTGCATGTACGGATAAGTTGGTAAAGAAACAAAGGCTGGTGGTGAAGATGGACCCTGAAGTGTGGGTACGTGGACACATGGGTTCCCACATTCTAAATATTGCGTCACAAGTACTAGCGGAGAGGATGGCGGAGCGGTCGATGAAGCGATAATCAGACAAGTTACGAATTGATAACAACATGTTATTGATGAAATACGTCCAATATGATTTTTGCCGGTAGTCAATCtgtcaatattatatttttttcagaatttttaaattttatgttaataataaatatagggaggatagataaataatttcacGAAGAAGCATGAATATTTGccacaaataaataggtatattgaACCAAATCAACAACGACTACTAATGGTAACTCTAACAGactaaaaaagaaagaaaagtatAATGAAGGATCGTATATGCTAGCGCTCCATAGTGTCTGTCTACACATGGCATAAAGGAGTAAGTCCACGAAATATATTTACTGTAAAAGTATTCTTCAATCAAAATAGAAGTATGAAACAGCCTTGTGTATGAATGTTTAATGAGAGTGTAGCCCGCTCCGCTCGTCACTGAGCGCCCAGTAATCACCAACATAGGTCGACAAATGCATTGATCGATGTTATAGCCCTAAAGCCTTCATTTCCGATGTCCACCCCGACGCTACAGGACATACAGATCGAAATCGGCTTTAACAAAATGAAGTCAAGACGCGTTCGTTGTATGAAGTTCTTTATTACTCTGTTCAATATCATTTGCATTGTAAGTCGTGTCTTTATTCATTCTTCGATCTGTTCTCACTctctctttttgttttttttttattctcttcTAGTAATTGcgcgttttgttttgtttctttatttttaatttgtgttcTACGTAGTTTGATTTTATGACGGTTTCGTGTTTTGCAAATTgcatttaaacaattttatctacggctgttgatatttttttgtattccaTTTTTGGAGTGTCCGTTTCCAAATTATTTACTACTGATATCgtaatttctttcaaaattcCTGAATGTTACATCccagtaatatttattttacccaTTAAAGTCTACTTATTAACTTTCCTCACAATTAATCTTCGTTTTTCCTTCATCAGCTATTCGGTTTGATCCTGATGGCAATATGTGTGATCAACATGAGGGACAAGAAGTCGCAGCCGGAGCAGCAGTCGGCCCTCTCTCGAGGAGTGCTGTCCTTCCTCCTGACTCTTGGGATAGCGCTGGTGGTGACTGCTGTACTGGGCTGCGTGGGTGCCTTGAGGGAACACGTACGGATTCTTTATGTGGTAAGtactatttacaatttattgcattaatttcgcagtttgttttttttttatgtattgtcagttgtgttttttttgtgtttgtttatatcGTGTATTGAATAGGTGATTTTAAGAAAGTGATAGGATTGTTTTTGTTCTACACTTTTACCAATTTAAAGTGCACTTgcgattttgttttgtatgtggttgctttttaataattgtgttaAACTACCTAATGCAAAACTTTTAtggatatttttctttgttttgcgaaattaaatagaattaaaagtGTTCGAGTAAAATTATGACTGAATTTAAAAGTTTCATTCatatattttacattaggtGTTAACTACGTGATCatttttgaaatacatattCAGACTTTctacttaaaaatacttttacgtATTTTActgcaattttaatttattatttatttatcataaattatgatatattatctatatctaacttgaaaattatttcatttacgtTTTTACAAGTGGAACAGGCGTAATTTTaagtgtttaatataattttgaggCGAAGtaggttattataataatctcaatattttatcttgatttttttaatgggtaaaaataagtgACTTTATTCTGTGCCATTTTTTATCGGGGAATAATCATCGAATGAGTTTTCCCACCTTGCCTACTcttaaaaaccacctcatttctacacctgcttttcgaatcggagccccggtaaacctgctaggcaaTCCGGTGCCCAATCTTCTCattcagaaaaaataatacGAAATGTTACGTTAAAAGAAAAGTAactttgtaaaaatgttatcaTATTTAGTATTCCATTACTAAAAGACTACAATTTACTGTGTAATTGTAGACTGGATACATGGAATATTTACTTAATGCTGACCTTggtaaacaaaatcaatatctTGGTTGATATACCTTcacatagatataaataaacatacgtgaatcacactaatatttgtatatgtgaaagtttgtttgttttgatgtttccatgttttttttaagggggaaaatcatccaatgacttctcgcgccttgggcgaggtgagagtgtcagactcttactgactaaaaacaccccgtttctacttctgcttttcgagtcggagccccggtaaatccgctaggtagtccgcagctccggatgtttCTATgcttgtccgtcaatcacggtaaaactattgaacggattttgattaaatttggtatacagataggttATGAGCTGACTTCGGTTataggataccttttatccCATGGGGACGGAAGCCGGTAGCCAAAGCTAGTGGTAAATAAAGGCAAAGTAAACACActggttttgttttgtaatatttaatactaacaatactgtattgttagtgtagcgtgggtttccgcaaagtaacgcctgattctattttatatatgtaatatttaagttttaatacgAACGCGGACGAAGTTGCGGGAAAATACtagtttatgtttgtaaataaatattaaaaagaatagCGTGATTGTTCTGTTATAATTAGAATCTTGTTTACATAATACAGTGAATGTAATTTTCATGTGACCTTATTAAGTTCTATTTTATACATAGTTAACTTTATAACTGACGTATAAAGTTAACTTCTTTTTATGTACCATTGTCGTATGCTCGAGTAATTAGAACATAAGGATACTCTCTCATGATTATAAATCatagtttaaaaatactttagcTAAGTTTGATTAAAGTTTGTACCGAGTTAAATCTAATAAAGTGGACATACTGTTCGTAAAGTCAAAAGTTAAAGCAAAACATGAATTGTTAAGTTTCCAAAAACAGAAACGAcgcgtaacattttttttttgtttttttttttttttttttatttgggaaGAACTAACAATTGTACAATGTGtcttatatataaatacattttacaaactGATCTAGAGTGCAATTCATTACGTTTCCAATGAATACAAATTTTGATACAAGCTGTAGATGTAGATGCTGCAGTGTTTAGATATTGCTGGAAAAGACTTATGAACGCTTACATGACAtattgcgcggcagtcggttgcccagccaccaggggccttagtctgctattacaattgtgtcagaatggtcgatcactgagcagtgcaagagggacggagctatgtaggttgtatagctccgtccctcccCCATTCTGACACAactgtaatagcagactaaggccccagtttcTACGCCAATCGTGTCAATTCGAAAATTACTTGTTTCCAGCACGCAGGTTTCTTCATATTCCTGGTGGCAGTGGAACTGGTGGTGGGTGTGGGTGGGGCAGTACTCAGCGCCTGGATGGGGGGCAGCAGTGAGCTGCGGGTGCAGTTCTACAGGAACACCACCGTGGAGGACGAGACTGCGAGGTACCACGCCTTCTGGGACGATCTGCAGTCTGATGTAAGTTGCACCACATTTTTGTTACCTATCTTCCATACATGTACTTTTATATATGTGAATGTGATGCCATTAGCCCCAATATTACACAAATTTTACTTTCCCAGAACCAATGCTGCGGTGTCGACGGCCCCCAAGACTATGCCATCATCCACCGCGACATACCAGCCTCTTGCTGCGCCCGCGCACATCCCCTACGCGAAGGCGGCGCCCGCCGTCACTTGCACGCGAGCTGTCTCAC
This window of the Spodoptera frugiperda isolate SF20-4 chromosome 23, AGI-APGP_CSIRO_Sfru_2.0, whole genome shotgun sequence genome carries:
- the LOC118267064 gene encoding 23 kDa integral membrane protein — protein: MSTPTLQDIQIEIGFNKMKSRRVRCMKFFITLFNIICILFGLILMAICVINMRDKKSQPEQQSALSRGVLSFLLTLGIALVVTAVLGCVGALREHVRILYVHAGFFIFLVAVELVVGVGGAVLSAWMGGSSELRVQFYRNTTVEDETARYHAFWDDLQSDNQCCGVDGPQDYAIIHRDIPASCCARAHPLREGGARRHLHASCLTDRTYYMRGCEEVLRQKKAFKGNIFISTGIIFTLVEILCIVLALWMARTIRSERRKLQANLQAHFES